In Rhodococcus pseudokoreensis, one DNA window encodes the following:
- a CDS encoding prepilin peptidase — translation MLPRDADRRDDLRVVLAVAFLSLGVWVIAWLLGTASLGLGMSAFIAATVTAGASLLLATPLQRWCTFSGIDFDTRTSRRSVVAAAAVISSSAVVFAPIEPTLAAWLFLIPLALWAAVVDFRTGRIPSPLTYWAGGGTLVLLTVASAVEQNWSALLRTLLAAAASSLVLFTLAVLTGGGIGMGDVRLIFSLGAVLGYFSWQWAAAGLIVPLLLMFPVAVVRMVRERGSASSGIAAGPYMVAACVLLTACAA, via the coding sequence ATGCTGCCGCGTGACGCGGATCGACGCGATGACTTGCGTGTGGTGTTGGCCGTTGCGTTCCTCTCGCTCGGTGTGTGGGTGATCGCATGGCTCCTCGGAACCGCATCTCTGGGTCTAGGTATGAGCGCTTTCATTGCTGCAACCGTGACCGCTGGTGCATCGCTTCTCCTCGCCACCCCACTGCAGCGTTGGTGCACGTTCAGTGGCATCGACTTCGATACTCGCACCTCGAGGAGAAGCGTCGTTGCCGCCGCCGCGGTCATCTCTAGTTCTGCGGTCGTTTTCGCTCCCATCGAGCCAACGCTCGCGGCGTGGCTGTTCTTGATACCTCTGGCGCTCTGGGCGGCGGTGGTGGATTTCCGAACGGGCAGAATTCCCTCTCCGCTGACGTACTGGGCTGGTGGCGGAACACTCGTGCTGCTCACCGTTGCCAGTGCTGTGGAACAGAACTGGTCTGCGCTGCTTCGAACCTTGCTCGCTGCCGCAGCGTCATCGCTGGTGTTGTTCACTCTCGCGGTTCTCACCGGAGGTGGGATCGGGATGGGGGATGTGCGGCTCATATTCTCTCTAGGCGCCGTTCTCGGATATTTCTCGTGGCAGTGGGCGGCTGCCGGTCTCATCGTTCCGTTGCTGCTGATGTTCCCTGTTGCGGTTGTCCGCATGGTTCGTGAACGTGGCAGTGCATCTTCGGGAATCGCCGCGGGGCCATACATGGTTGCTGCCTGCGTCCTGCTGACCGCCTGCGCGGCATAG
- a CDS encoding phosphoadenosine phosphosulfate reductase family protein, protein MRDLPDGLDLDVLRAHRPIGHDLGALLSRIEQHLDDADGYLAFSGGKDSLVALHLARQVDSNIPVVFFDSGAEYPETYTYISDLADRWDLNLSVYPSDPPLLQYLAQSGAWDLTAPNTASEHPLHDVLITQPANRAHSDQGPGEIWGVRADESVKGSGRWSLYHRALAEQVDRNCRGCCTTRQQQRDRHGGKVERADGTVAFGPIWNWSRDDVWAYIARTRLPMNPVYTILRDLGVPEQQHRVSHIIDASFLERGRVTWLKRGWPSLFEELTTVLPRLYEFS, encoded by the coding sequence ATGCGAGACTTGCCAGACGGACTCGATCTCGATGTTCTGCGTGCTCATCGCCCTATTGGTCACGATCTCGGGGCGCTTCTTTCACGTATTGAGCAGCACCTCGATGACGCAGACGGGTATTTGGCTTTCTCCGGTGGCAAAGATTCGCTCGTTGCGCTTCACCTGGCTCGGCAAGTCGACTCCAATATTCCGGTGGTGTTCTTCGACTCAGGAGCCGAATATCCGGAAACGTACACGTACATCTCTGACCTGGCCGACCGTTGGGACCTGAACCTCTCCGTCTACCCTTCGGATCCGCCGCTGTTGCAGTACCTCGCTCAATCGGGGGCGTGGGATCTGACTGCACCGAACACCGCGTCGGAGCATCCATTGCACGACGTCCTGATCACCCAGCCGGCCAATCGCGCACACAGCGATCAAGGTCCAGGTGAAATCTGGGGAGTGCGCGCTGACGAGTCCGTGAAGGGCTCGGGTCGTTGGTCGTTGTATCACCGGGCACTCGCTGAGCAGGTCGATCGGAACTGTCGGGGTTGCTGCACAACGAGACAGCAGCAACGGGATCGACATGGCGGGAAGGTGGAACGGGCGGACGGGACGGTAGCGTTCGGCCCGATCTGGAACTGGAGCCGCGACGACGTGTGGGCTTACATTGCACGCACTCGGTTGCCGATGAACCCGGTGTACACCATCCTTCGTGACCTCGGCGTACCCGAACAGCAGCATCGAGTCAGCCACATCATCGACGCGAGCTTCCTCGAGAGGGGGCGGGTGACATGGCTTAAGCGCGGGTGGCCGTCACTCTTCGAGGAACTGACCACAGTACTGCCACGACTATACGAATTCAGTTGA
- a CDS encoding MinD/ParA family ATP-binding protein, giving the protein MHPASAPQEAPPQRQQSDFRTAAPSQRISSIEDLDIIKRAKRPPERGVGKLLYKVSGGKINTGQSPAELEHQELVRRVNHPVRGVYKIAFVSLKGGVGKTTAAMTLGSTFACHRGDRVVAIDANPDLGTLADRDRREHRHTVRDLLADENIRSYSDVRAYTSQGESRLEILASEEDPETSESFNEQDYLDTLRILEVHYNLVLTDCGTGIMHSAMHGVLSEADALVVVSPTARDGARSAEATLNWLSKHGYQNLVERTVVVINSTRPGASPLDLDRLTQLFRDRGVRAVRTLPYDDHLGEGGTIDLKLLNKKTARAYLELAADLADDFPEPLGRHVRN; this is encoded by the coding sequence GTGCATCCGGCGTCGGCGCCCCAGGAAGCTCCACCTCAGCGTCAGCAGTCGGATTTCCGCACCGCCGCACCCTCGCAGCGGATTTCATCGATCGAAGATCTCGACATCATCAAGCGCGCCAAACGGCCACCCGAGCGGGGCGTGGGGAAGCTTCTGTACAAGGTCAGCGGTGGCAAGATCAACACCGGCCAGTCCCCGGCGGAACTCGAGCACCAGGAACTCGTCCGACGGGTGAATCACCCGGTACGAGGCGTCTACAAAATTGCGTTCGTCTCCCTCAAAGGCGGAGTGGGAAAGACCACCGCGGCGATGACGTTGGGTTCAACGTTCGCCTGTCACCGCGGCGACCGCGTGGTAGCCATTGACGCGAATCCTGACCTCGGGACGTTGGCGGACCGTGATCGGCGCGAGCACCGCCACACCGTGCGCGACCTCCTCGCGGACGAGAACATCCGATCCTACAGCGACGTTCGTGCCTATACCTCACAGGGTGAAAGCAGATTGGAGATCCTGGCGAGCGAGGAAGATCCCGAGACATCGGAATCCTTCAACGAACAGGACTACCTCGATACGCTGCGCATCCTGGAAGTACACTACAACCTGGTTCTCACTGACTGCGGCACCGGCATCATGCACTCGGCCATGCACGGAGTGCTCTCGGAGGCGGACGCCCTGGTCGTAGTCAGCCCCACCGCGCGAGATGGGGCCAGGAGTGCTGAGGCCACGCTCAATTGGCTCAGCAAGCACGGCTATCAGAATCTCGTCGAACGCACTGTGGTGGTGATCAATAGCACGCGTCCCGGAGCGTCGCCCCTCGACCTCGATCGGCTCACCCAACTCTTCCGCGACCGCGGCGTGCGGGCGGTGCGCACACTGCCTTACGATGATCATCTCGGTGAGGGCGGCACGATCGATCTGAAGTTGTTGAACAAGAAAACTGCTCGGGCGTACCTCGAGCTGGCGGCTGACCTCGCGGACGACTTTCCGGAGCCACTCGGGCGGCACGTGCGGAACTGA
- a CDS encoding RAMP superfamily CRISPR-associated protein yields the protein MTTTVHWDLAITALSSISHKDDDTSTTTALFRREPVIQPDGTEELVPIVSGNSFRGALRRTGEELLRDVLDYEGILSLPAAHTLRSGGALRKINGEPISGRRLERLRTLIPQIAVFGGNTTGTMVKGRLQVGKVVPKVRETAHILRNPGGAPLPGQFDLLGLERYSRFDDADSGDFPTPRAPDSSSGNQLMRYEIETLPAGTQFESWLRLTRGTDQEVAFFQDVLDTFAADGRIGGRQAIGHGLIKLESDRKVVAGPSPLDCDWRERVRDVRGEALDVLAGLT from the coding sequence GTGACCACCACCGTGCATTGGGATCTGGCCATCACCGCGTTGTCCTCGATTTCCCACAAGGACGACGACACCAGCACCACGACGGCACTGTTCCGTCGTGAACCGGTGATCCAGCCGGACGGCACAGAGGAGTTGGTGCCGATCGTTTCCGGAAACTCGTTCCGAGGCGCACTGCGCCGAACCGGGGAGGAGTTGCTCCGCGACGTCCTCGACTACGAGGGAATCCTCTCCCTCCCGGCCGCACACACCCTCCGCAGCGGCGGGGCGCTGCGAAAGATCAACGGAGAGCCGATCTCCGGCCGCCGACTCGAACGACTGCGCACCCTCATTCCCCAGATCGCGGTGTTCGGCGGCAACACCACTGGCACGATGGTCAAGGGCCGCCTGCAGGTGGGCAAGGTCGTTCCGAAGGTAAGGGAGACCGCGCACATTCTCCGCAATCCCGGCGGGGCGCCGCTGCCGGGACAATTCGATCTCCTCGGACTCGAGCGGTACAGCAGATTCGACGACGCCGACAGTGGCGACTTCCCCACCCCCCGCGCACCGGACAGCAGCAGTGGCAATCAACTGATGCGGTACGAGATCGAAACCTTGCCAGCAGGCACCCAGTTCGAGTCCTGGCTACGCCTCACTCGCGGCACCGACCAGGAGGTCGCGTTCTTCCAGGACGTTCTCGACACCTTCGCCGCCGATGGTCGGATCGGTGGACGGCAGGCAATCGGACACGGCCTGATCAAGCTTGAGTCCGACCGGAAAGTCGTCGCAGGGCCATCACCGCTGGACTGCGATTGGCGTGAACGGGTGCGTGACGTTCGCGGAGAAGCGCTCGATGTGTTGGCCGGCCTGACGTGA
- a CDS encoding ATP-binding protein, translating to MADVATAVTVLDANGRAGVPSLLISGPGMGKSSLVRGLAASDGVLCETVLGSLREPADFAGLPVVREHGVTLEAPDWAKRIHAEGGGYLFLDELTTSPPAVQAAMLAVALDLKVGDLQLPKGTRVIAGANPPDCAAGGYELEAPLANRFCHVEFTPSVDEWLDGMATGWATPPASRAVATDEQRVALVRSSITGYVQRNPEALDAFPLSAAQTGGAWPSRRTWAMLAAVLPHLRDDDNAAINAAVFGLIGEGTGVEFLEWRRNADLPDPVAVIENPETAFDWQSRPDLVWAVLAGVTAWAAGRGTVEAWRSAWGPLIAAAEAGAPDVAGAAARTLAKARPAKAVVPAAAKRFSPMLVAAGLVGEAA from the coding sequence ATGGCTGATGTGGCGACTGCTGTGACGGTGTTGGATGCGAATGGGCGGGCCGGTGTTCCGTCGTTGTTGATCTCGGGTCCGGGTATGGGTAAGTCGAGTCTGGTGCGGGGGTTGGCGGCGTCGGACGGGGTGCTGTGCGAGACGGTCCTCGGGTCGTTGCGGGAACCGGCCGACTTCGCTGGCCTGCCGGTGGTGCGTGAGCACGGGGTGACGTTGGAGGCTCCGGACTGGGCGAAGCGCATTCACGCCGAGGGTGGTGGCTATCTGTTTCTGGACGAGTTGACGACGAGTCCGCCTGCGGTGCAGGCGGCGATGCTCGCGGTCGCGTTGGACCTGAAGGTCGGTGATCTGCAATTGCCGAAGGGGACGCGGGTGATTGCGGGTGCGAATCCTCCCGATTGTGCTGCCGGTGGGTACGAACTGGAAGCGCCATTGGCGAATCGGTTCTGCCATGTGGAGTTCACTCCGTCTGTTGATGAGTGGTTGGACGGTATGGCGACTGGGTGGGCCACGCCGCCCGCCTCGCGTGCGGTGGCGACGGACGAACAGCGCGTGGCGCTGGTGCGTAGTTCGATCACCGGATATGTCCAGCGCAACCCGGAAGCGTTGGACGCGTTCCCGTTGTCGGCGGCGCAGACCGGGGGAGCGTGGCCGTCGCGACGCACGTGGGCGATGTTGGCGGCGGTGTTGCCGCATCTGCGTGACGACGACAACGCGGCGATCAATGCGGCGGTGTTCGGGCTGATCGGTGAGGGGACCGGTGTCGAGTTCCTGGAATGGCGCAGGAATGCCGATCTGCCCGACCCGGTGGCGGTGATCGAGAATCCGGAAACGGCGTTCGACTGGCAGTCTCGTCCGGACCTGGTGTGGGCGGTTCTGGCGGGTGTGACGGCGTGGGCTGCGGGGCGGGGCACTGTCGAGGCGTGGCGCAGCGCGTGGGGGCCGCTGATTGCGGCTGCGGAAGCGGGTGCACCTGATGTGGCGGGCGCTGCGGCGCGGACGTTGGCGAAGGCGCGGCCCGCCAAGGCTGTGGTTCCGGCTGCGGCGAAACGGTTCTCCCCGATGTTGGTGGCTGCGGGTCTGGTCGGTGAGGCGGCGTGA
- a CDS encoding DUF2201 family putative metallopeptidase, whose amino-acid sequence MSAVRVLDPDELRAFRLARLVSAEQMPYFMRALFAAQPVAAPGLGTFAVDAQWRLYLDPALLVGANAWPVPVAGAVLLHEVGHLLRAHAARAEFLPKPVAHVAWNYAADAEINDDLLAAGVGLPEGVITPESFGCASGGIAEDYYTNLVDPSAPSSPNADGDGDPGCGSGAGCPAVPGELGAGGNEVTEGLDGAEADLVRRYVAQAVRESSGKGRGSAPAGLARWAGEVLAPPTVAWDRLLRAVIRRVLADQAGRTNYTYSRPSRRGIPGIVAPAMRGPSITVSIVVDTSGSMSADDLDAAMSEVAGVLRAGGVARDRVRILACDASSTTAQPVRSIADVKLIGGGGTDMRVGIEAANAARPQPHVVIVLTDGDTPWPDRPSRSHLVCAVIGSDAAAGRTPSWASTMSVPVGAGVRA is encoded by the coding sequence GTGAGCGCGGTGCGGGTACTCGACCCGGACGAGTTGCGCGCGTTTCGGTTGGCCCGGTTGGTCTCTGCCGAACAGATGCCGTACTTCATGCGGGCGTTGTTCGCGGCGCAACCGGTGGCTGCGCCGGGGCTGGGCACGTTCGCGGTAGATGCGCAGTGGCGGTTGTATCTCGATCCGGCGCTGCTGGTCGGTGCGAACGCGTGGCCGGTCCCGGTGGCGGGTGCGGTCCTGTTGCACGAGGTTGGGCACTTGCTGCGCGCACATGCCGCGCGCGCAGAGTTCTTGCCGAAGCCGGTCGCGCACGTGGCGTGGAACTACGCCGCCGATGCGGAAATCAACGATGACCTTCTCGCGGCCGGTGTCGGACTGCCCGAAGGGGTGATCACCCCGGAGTCGTTCGGGTGCGCATCGGGAGGCATCGCGGAGGACTACTACACGAATCTGGTAGATCCGTCTGCCCCTTCATCTCCGAACGCAGACGGCGATGGTGATCCGGGGTGCGGGTCCGGTGCGGGGTGCCCTGCCGTGCCCGGCGAGTTGGGTGCGGGCGGGAATGAGGTCACCGAAGGTCTCGACGGCGCGGAGGCCGACCTGGTGCGGCGGTATGTCGCGCAGGCCGTTCGTGAGTCTTCGGGAAAGGGGCGGGGGAGCGCCCCGGCAGGATTGGCGCGGTGGGCAGGTGAGGTACTGGCACCGCCGACGGTGGCATGGGATCGGTTGTTGCGTGCGGTGATCCGGCGCGTCTTGGCGGATCAGGCGGGACGGACGAACTACACGTATTCGCGACCCTCGCGGCGCGGGATCCCGGGCATAGTCGCTCCGGCGATGCGCGGCCCGTCGATCACGGTCTCGATTGTGGTCGACACGTCGGGATCGATGTCGGCAGACGATCTGGATGCGGCGATGAGTGAGGTTGCCGGGGTGCTGCGGGCTGGCGGTGTGGCACGTGATCGGGTGCGGATTCTGGCCTGTGATGCGTCGAGCACAACGGCGCAGCCGGTTCGGTCCATCGCGGACGTGAAACTGATCGGCGGCGGCGGCACCGACATGCGGGTGGGTATCGAGGCGGCCAATGCTGCGCGTCCGCAGCCGCATGTGGTGATCGTCCTGACGGACGGGGATACGCCGTGGCCGGATCGCCCGTCGCGGTCGCATCTGGTGTGCGCGGTGATCGGCAGTGACGCGGCGGCGGGGCGTACACCGTCGTGGGCGTCGACGATGTCCGTGCCGGTCGGTGCGGGAGTTCGCGCATGA
- a CDS encoding AAA family ATPase yields the protein MRILAPRPDIPNAAPSSAPAPRPTPPSLTQWPGSQIMSDPITARVLFSVWSGDPAVVVPSPPGAGKTRLVALLAAALVHRGDLRVGIAAQTREQAVEIARRLGTLTDRAALMWTAKPPKPDSGQTPAVSGQKVRWPGEVGAILIGTTARWLFSDPDRVAADVIVVDESWQCTYADLGALGAMARQVVCVGDPGQIDPVVTGDVSRWDGSDTAPNLPGPIALQAAHGDAVGVVRLRHTWRLGPGTTALIGPLFYPDLPFTSRRPPEHLIDADGVVLPELAHRAVTVCGGPSDPALVTACAQRARELAGAELVTAEDQRPMSAADIAVVVPHVTQAAAIRALLSDHPDVLVGTANSLQGLERAAVVVLHPLAGYRTAEPFSLDPGRACVMLSRHRAHMSVVIDDASAEVLAYTEPSTAHAANTALLTALHRTPAV from the coding sequence ATGCGCATCCTCGCCCCCCGCCCCGATATCCCCAACGCGGCCCCCTCGAGCGCACCGGCACCCAGGCCGACCCCGCCGTCGCTCACGCAGTGGCCGGGGTCACAGATCATGTCCGATCCGATCACCGCACGTGTGCTGTTCTCGGTGTGGTCGGGTGATCCCGCCGTTGTGGTCCCGTCGCCACCCGGTGCGGGCAAGACCCGACTGGTCGCGCTGCTCGCGGCAGCATTGGTACACCGCGGCGATCTGCGTGTCGGCATCGCGGCCCAGACCCGCGAACAGGCAGTGGAGATTGCGCGGCGCCTCGGCACCCTCACCGACCGGGCTGCTCTGATGTGGACAGCGAAACCACCGAAACCCGACAGCGGGCAGACGCCAGCGGTGTCGGGGCAGAAGGTGCGGTGGCCCGGTGAGGTGGGCGCGATCTTGATCGGCACGACCGCCCGATGGCTGTTCTCGGACCCCGACCGGGTGGCGGCTGACGTGATCGTGGTCGACGAATCGTGGCAGTGCACCTATGCCGATCTGGGCGCACTCGGCGCGATGGCTAGGCAGGTGGTCTGTGTGGGCGATCCCGGTCAGATCGATCCGGTGGTGACCGGCGACGTGTCTCGATGGGACGGCAGCGATACCGCCCCGAACCTGCCGGGACCGATCGCGCTGCAAGCCGCTCACGGCGACGCGGTGGGCGTGGTCCGGCTGCGCCACACCTGGCGACTCGGACCCGGCACCACCGCCCTGATCGGGCCGTTGTTCTACCCCGACCTGCCGTTTACCTCCCGCCGACCACCGGAGCACCTGATCGACGCCGACGGCGTCGTGCTGCCCGAGCTGGCGCACCGTGCAGTCACGGTCTGCGGTGGCCCGTCCGATCCGGCGCTGGTGACCGCGTGCGCACAGCGGGCGCGGGAGCTGGCGGGCGCGGAGCTGGTCACCGCCGAGGATCAGCGACCTATGAGCGCCGCCGATATCGCGGTGGTGGTTCCCCACGTGACGCAGGCGGCGGCGATCCGCGCCCTCCTGTCCGATCACCCGGACGTGCTGGTCGGCACCGCGAACTCTCTGCAAGGGCTCGAGCGTGCCGCTGTGGTGGTGTTGCATCCGCTGGCCGGATACCGCACCGCCGAGCCATTCAGCCTCGATCCGGGCCGCGCCTGCGTGATGCTCTCCCGCCACCGCGCCCACATGAGCGTCGTCATCGATGACGCGAGCGCCGAGGTACTCGCCTACACCGAACCCTCGACCGCGCACGCCGCCAATACCGCCCTGCTGACCGCGCTGCACCGCACTCCCGCTGTGTAG